In the Micromonospora narathiwatensis genome, one interval contains:
- a CDS encoding YwiC-like family protein has translation MSVPSPAARSAPPRQAARPVRTRRHRYLPPQHGAWAMLLLPYATAVCVTGLRWPHLPLLGAWLAGYLFSYYALLAVKTGRTDRVRPQLLLYGAATALLVVPVLLARPGVLDYVPLYALLVAVNVGYARRRRERALLNDLASVAQSVLMVFVVATVAGVPPAGLAAVAGAVGAYLAGTVLYVKTMIRERDSVGYRWASGAYHLAALVVAVAAGWGPAVVGVFALLLLRAALLPGRRLTPVRVGMVELVGTLLLFATVVGHRA, from the coding sequence ATGAGCGTCCCGTCACCGGCGGCCCGATCGGCGCCACCGCGGCAGGCGGCCCGGCCGGTCCGGACCCGCCGGCACCGCTACCTGCCGCCGCAGCACGGCGCGTGGGCGATGCTGCTCCTCCCGTACGCCACGGCGGTCTGCGTCACCGGCCTCCGGTGGCCGCACCTGCCGCTGCTCGGCGCCTGGCTGGCCGGCTATCTCTTCTCCTACTACGCGCTGCTGGCGGTGAAGACCGGCCGCACCGACCGGGTACGCCCGCAGTTGCTGCTCTACGGCGCCGCGACCGCGCTGCTGGTCGTACCGGTGCTGCTGGCCAGGCCCGGGGTCCTCGACTACGTCCCCCTGTACGCGCTGCTCGTCGCCGTCAACGTCGGGTACGCCCGGCGGCGTCGCGAGCGGGCCCTGCTCAACGACCTCGCCTCGGTGGCGCAGAGCGTGCTGATGGTCTTCGTGGTGGCCACCGTCGCCGGGGTTCCGCCCGCCGGGCTGGCCGCAGTGGCCGGGGCGGTCGGCGCGTACCTGGCCGGCACGGTGCTCTACGTCAAGACGATGATCCGGGAACGGGACAGCGTCGGCTACCGGTGGGCGTCCGGGGCGTACCACCTCGCGGCGCTGGTGGTCGCGGTGGCCGCCGGGTGGGGGCCGGCGGTGGTGGGTGTCTTCGCGCTGCTGCTGCTCCGCGCGGCGCTGCTGCCCGGCCGCCGGTTGACCCCGGTCCGGGTCGGGATGGTCGAGCTGGTCGGCACCCTGCTGCTGTTCGCCACGGTGGTCGGGCACCGGGCCTGA
- a CDS encoding globin domain-containing protein, which yields MLSKSSAAVVAASLPAVQAHGEAITGRFYQRMFDAHPELLDIFNRGNQATGQQKAALAAAVVAYAEHLTGGSAVPWGPVLDRIAHKHASLGITATQYPIVGRHLLAAVGEVLGDAVTPEIAAAWDEVYWLLACELIAREARLYTVAGVAEDGPVWRDWRVAEKIQETVDVVSFALVPADGGPAPTFTPGQYVSVAVDLDGRQGQQIRQYSLSGQPGADRWWITVKRVRGTAGAPDGLVSTHLHERVATGDTLRLSPPFGEVSAIGEGGPLLLVSAGIGLTPAMAALAHLAATEPERPVTLVHADRTAAAHARRHELPRLQDRLPNLSVRLWYEDATDGELAGLKAEIAAGLVDPELIPLAPGARAHLCGPVPFMAGVRSGLLRRGVPAERIAYEVFGPGMLPD from the coding sequence ACGGAGAGGCCATCACCGGCCGGTTCTACCAGCGGATGTTCGACGCCCATCCGGAGCTGCTCGACATCTTCAACCGGGGCAACCAGGCCACCGGGCAGCAGAAGGCCGCGCTCGCCGCCGCCGTGGTCGCGTACGCCGAGCACCTGACCGGCGGCAGCGCCGTGCCGTGGGGCCCGGTCCTGGACCGGATCGCGCACAAGCACGCCTCGCTCGGCATCACCGCCACCCAGTACCCGATCGTCGGCCGGCACCTGCTCGCCGCGGTCGGCGAGGTGCTCGGCGACGCCGTCACCCCGGAGATCGCGGCGGCCTGGGACGAGGTGTACTGGCTGCTGGCCTGCGAGCTGATCGCCCGGGAGGCCCGCCTCTACACCGTCGCCGGGGTGGCCGAGGACGGCCCGGTGTGGCGGGACTGGCGGGTCGCGGAGAAGATCCAGGAGACCGTGGACGTCGTGTCGTTCGCCCTGGTTCCCGCCGACGGCGGGCCGGCACCCACCTTCACCCCGGGCCAGTACGTCTCGGTCGCGGTCGACCTGGACGGCCGCCAGGGCCAGCAGATCCGGCAGTACAGCCTCTCCGGGCAGCCCGGCGCCGACCGCTGGTGGATCACCGTCAAGCGGGTACGCGGCACCGCCGGCGCACCCGACGGCCTGGTCTCCACCCACCTGCACGAGCGGGTGGCCACCGGCGACACGCTCCGGCTCAGCCCGCCCTTCGGCGAGGTCAGCGCGATCGGCGAGGGCGGGCCGCTGCTGCTGGTCAGCGCCGGCATCGGCCTCACCCCGGCGATGGCGGCCCTGGCGCACCTGGCCGCCACCGAGCCCGAGCGCCCGGTGACGCTGGTGCACGCCGACCGGACCGCCGCGGCGCACGCCCGCCGTCACGAACTGCCCCGGCTCCAGGACCGGCTGCCGAACCTGTCGGTACGCCTCTGGTACGAGGACGCCACCGACGGCGAACTGGCCGGGCTGAAGGCGGAGATCGCCGCCGGCCTGGTCGACCCGGAGCTGATCCCGCTCGCCCCCGGGGCACGGGCCCACCTGTGCGGCCCGGTGCCGTTCATGGCCGGGGTCCGGAGCGGCCTGCTGCGCCGGGGCGTACCCGCGGAGCGGATCGCGTACGAGGTGTTCGGCCCGGGGATGCTCCCCGACTGA
- a CDS encoding alpha/beta hydrolase family protein, whose product MNGEYTQEFVDVDGARLGVQVYPEPAGPPGAPVVLIWPAMGVRARYYRPFAAALRDAGLAVIVVDLRGTGESTPPPARTCRYGYAELTADVGAVLDALKPRLDGRVRVLLGHSLGGQVAVLHQALHDADAVDGLALVAVGLPWWRGYPGPHGWGVLAFTQGIAAVARLLGVWPGWGFGGRQARGVIRDWAYTARTGRFPVLDGVDAEAAVGRVRTPVLAVSVDDDQYTPHETLDHLCAKLTAAPVTRHRYPVAEAGAPLDHFTWVRAAAPLAARIAAFAAALPRR is encoded by the coding sequence GTGAACGGGGAGTACACACAGGAGTTCGTCGACGTCGACGGGGCGCGCCTCGGCGTCCAGGTCTACCCGGAACCGGCCGGGCCGCCCGGTGCACCGGTGGTGCTGATCTGGCCGGCGATGGGCGTACGGGCCCGCTACTACCGGCCCTTCGCGGCCGCGCTGCGCGACGCCGGCCTGGCCGTGATCGTGGTCGACCTGCGGGGCACCGGCGAGAGCACCCCGCCGCCCGCCCGCACCTGCCGGTACGGCTACGCCGAGCTGACCGCCGACGTGGGCGCGGTGCTCGACGCGCTCAAGCCCCGGCTGGACGGCCGGGTCCGGGTGCTGCTCGGGCACTCCCTCGGCGGGCAGGTCGCGGTGCTGCACCAGGCCCTGCACGACGCCGACGCGGTGGACGGGTTGGCCCTGGTGGCGGTCGGCCTGCCCTGGTGGCGCGGCTACCCGGGGCCGCACGGCTGGGGCGTGCTGGCGTTCACCCAGGGAATCGCGGCGGTCGCCCGGTTGCTCGGCGTCTGGCCGGGCTGGGGGTTCGGCGGCCGGCAGGCGCGCGGGGTGATCCGGGACTGGGCGTACACCGCCCGGACCGGCCGGTTCCCGGTGCTCGACGGGGTCGACGCCGAGGCGGCGGTCGGGCGGGTGCGTACCCCGGTTCTCGCGGTCAGCGTGGACGACGACCAGTACACCCCGCACGAGACGCTGGACCACCTCTGCGCCAAGCTCACCGCCGCGCCGGTGACCCGGCACCGCTACCCGGTGGCCGAGGCCGGCGCCCCGCTGGACCACTTCACCTGGGTACGCGCCGCCGCCCCGCTGGCCGCCCGGATCGCGGCGTTCGCCGCCGCCCTGCCGCGACGTTGA